The region CCTGCTTGAAATCATACTAAAAATATAGTTAATTTCACTTATGCAGACTCGTTAATTATTCGATGATAATATAAAAACCTAAATATTTTATTTATTAATTACAATTAGTAGAGGATAATAATTTTCCTTTAAGTTTTTCTATATTATAATTCCTAAACGAAAAAAATTATCCAATGATATTTTTTTTATTTTAATAAAGCAAAAAAAATCTAAATTAGATACAATAAATCAAGGAGAAAATAATGAAACAATATCAATCATACAAATGTAACAAATGTGGTAATGTAGTAGAAGTACAAAATGTAGGTGGAGGAGAATTACACTGTTGTAATCAACCAATGGAAATGATTACAGAAAGTTTAACTGCTGTAAATTTAATGAAAGCATTTGCTGGTGAATCAATGGCAAGAAACAAATATGAATATTTTGCAAAAATTGCTCAAAAAGAAGGATATAGGGATATAGCAGCCCATTTTCAAAGAGCAGCTGACAATGAAAAAATGCATGCTAAGCTTGAATTAAAAGCCTGTAATCAATTATTAACAGGGAAAGAATTTGGAGATACAGTTGAAAACCTTCAATATGCTATAGATGGTGAATCATACGAAAATGTAACTATGTACCCAGATTTTGCAGCAATTGCAAAAGAAGAAGGTCATAATCAAATTTCAAAAATGCTTGATTTAATCGGTAAGATAGAAATTGAACATGAAAATATGTATAAAGAATTAAAAAGAAGACTTGAAGCTGGAGAAGAACACTTAAGTGATAATGACGATGAAGAATGGATTTGTGAAGTATGTGGACATGTACACAGAGGTAAAAAACCACCAAAAGTATGTCCAGTATGTAAGCATCCACAAGAATATCAATCAAGATTAAATGGCAAAAAATAGTTTTTAAATTAGAGTAGTTATTTACTACTCTAATTTTGTTTTATCCTATAAAAACAATATATTTGATAAAATATCTGATTATTTTAATGTTCATTAAATTAGGAGATATTTTTGTTTAGACTACTATTACTTTTTTTCTTTTCCTTTTCTTTATACGGAAATTCATTTACTGTTGCTTCTTACAACGTAGAAAATCTATTTGATTTAGTAAAACACAGAAGTGATTATAAAGAATATATACCAAATACAAATGCTAAATGGAATCAAAAAAATTTTAATATAAAAGTAAATAACCTAGTAAAAGTTTTAAAAGATATAGATGCTGATATTATTGGTCTCCAAGAGATAGAAAATAGACAAATGATGCAAGTATTATTAAGAAAATTGCCTGAATATAAATATAGTTCATTTACAAAATATAGAAACTCTAGCGTAGGAATTGGATTTTTAAGTAAAATTAAAATCAAAAATAACAAAGATATAAATGTAACTTTCACAAATAAAATCTTTAGACCCATATTAGAAACTACTTTTGAACTTGAAAACAACGAATTTAAAATATTTAATAATCATTGGCCTTCTAAAAGAGTAGCTGAAAGTTATAGAGTTAAATATGCAAAAGTTTTATATGATAGATTAAAAAAGCTCCCAAAAGATTATGATTATATACTTATAGGAGATTTTAATTCAAATTATGATGAATTCAAAACTATCTATAGAGAAAAAAAATTAAACAACACTTCGGGAATCACGGGTATTAATCAAGTT is a window of Arcobacter sp. LA11 DNA encoding:
- a CDS encoding ferritin family protein, whose product is MKQYQSYKCNKCGNVVEVQNVGGGELHCCNQPMEMITESLTAVNLMKAFAGESMARNKYEYFAKIAQKEGYRDIAAHFQRAADNEKMHAKLELKACNQLLTGKEFGDTVENLQYAIDGESYENVTMYPDFAAIAKEEGHNQISKMLDLIGKIEIEHENMYKELKRRLEAGEEHLSDNDDEEWICEVCGHVHRGKKPPKVCPVCKHPQEYQSRLNGKK